From one Pseudomonas sp. B21-048 genomic stretch:
- the xseA gene encoding exodeoxyribonuclease VII large subunit translates to MIKDPFARLGLDREVLTVSQLNGRARVLLEDVFSNIWVEGEISNLARPASGHVYFTLKDSGAQVRCALFRQNAARVRQALKDGLAVKVRGKVSLFEGRGDYQLILDTVEPAGDGALRLAFDALKEKLSAEGLFSAERKVPLPAHPQRIGIISSPTGAVIRDIISVFRRRAPQIQLTLIPTAVQGREATAQIVRALKLADARGFDALILARGGGSLEDLWCFNEEAVARAVDACVTPIVSAVGHETDVSISDFVADVRAPTPSAAAELLAPDSNDLVRRVESLHRRLVMRIRDRLMRDRLRLEGMARRLRHPGERLRQQAQRLDDLDMRMRRAFERSLNTRRERLIRLETRLAGQHPGRQLAMLRQRLDSLAERLPRAMREGLKSRRLQLQSQMQTLHVVSPLATLARGYSILLDERGNAIRSAAQTHTGQRLKAKLGEGELHVRVEDNHLTPVTLSLLD, encoded by the coding sequence ATGATTAAAGATCCCTTTGCAAGACTCGGCCTGGACCGGGAAGTCCTGACTGTCAGCCAGCTCAACGGCCGCGCGCGGGTGTTGCTCGAAGACGTGTTCAGCAACATCTGGGTCGAAGGCGAAATCTCCAACCTCGCCCGCCCGGCGTCCGGCCATGTGTATTTCACCCTCAAGGACAGCGGCGCCCAGGTGCGTTGCGCGCTGTTTCGACAGAACGCCGCGCGGGTTCGCCAGGCGCTGAAGGACGGTTTGGCGGTCAAGGTTCGCGGCAAGGTTTCGCTGTTTGAAGGTCGTGGCGACTACCAGCTGATTCTCGACACCGTGGAACCGGCCGGTGACGGCGCCCTGCGTCTGGCCTTCGATGCGTTGAAGGAAAAACTCAGCGCCGAAGGCCTGTTCAGCGCCGAGCGCAAAGTGCCGCTGCCGGCGCACCCGCAACGCATCGGCATCATCAGCTCGCCCACCGGCGCGGTGATCCGCGACATCATCAGTGTGTTCCGCCGCCGCGCGCCGCAGATCCAACTGACGCTGATCCCCACCGCCGTGCAAGGCCGCGAAGCCACCGCGCAGATTGTCCGCGCGCTGAAACTGGCGGACGCCCGCGGTTTCGACGCGTTGATCCTGGCCCGTGGCGGCGGTTCTCTGGAAGACCTCTGGTGTTTTAACGAAGAAGCCGTGGCCCGCGCCGTAGATGCCTGCGTGACGCCGATTGTCAGCGCTGTCGGCCACGAAACCGATGTGTCGATCAGTGACTTTGTCGCCGACGTCCGCGCCCCGACACCGTCCGCCGCGGCCGAGCTGCTCGCGCCGGACTCCAACGATCTGGTGCGGCGCGTCGAAAGTCTGCACCGACGCCTGGTGATGCGCATCCGCGACCGTTTGATGCGTGACCGGCTGCGCCTGGAAGGCATGGCCCGTCGTCTGCGCCACCCAGGGGAACGTCTGCGTCAGCAGGCACAACGTCTGGATGATCTGGACATGCGCATGCGCCGCGCGTTCGAACGCAGCCTCAATACCCGTCGCGAACGCTTGATCCGCCTGGAAACCCGCCTCGCCGGGCAACATCCGGGGCGACAACTGGCGATGCTTCGCCAGCGCCTCGACAGCCTCGCCGAGCGCCTGCCCCGAGCCATGCGTGAAGGGCTTAAGTCCCGTCGCCTGCAACTGCAAAGTCAGATGCAGACGCTGCATGTGGTCAGCCCGTTGGCGACCCTCGCGCGTGGCTACAGCATTCTGCTGGACGAGCGCGGCAACGCAATCCGCAGCGCCGCGCAGACCCACACCGGCCAGCGCCTGAAAGCCAAACTGGGCGAAGGTGAACTGCACGTGCGGGTCGAAGACAATCACCTGACGCCCGTCACCCTTTCTTTACTGGATTGA
- a CDS encoding M23 family metallopeptidase, whose product MPRFLAPLLLLCLTFNAHADSYITRLLNKPVPGGVAVVDLGNSAQAPKASYQGKPVLVVKEQNNWLAIVGVPLTVKPGSQSLSSGGRNLNFTVGGKQYPEQHITLKNTQQVNPNPENLKRIEGELAEQIQAYRSFSPNTPSNLLLDKPVNGPLSSKFGVRRFFNGEERNPHAGLDFAVPAGTPIKTPAAGKVILIGNYFFNGNTVFVDHGQGFISMFCHMSKIDVKVGQQLARGGVVGKVGSTGRATGPHMHWNISLNDARVDPAIFIGAFQP is encoded by the coding sequence ATGCCGCGCTTTTTAGCTCCGCTGCTGTTGCTGTGCCTGACTTTCAATGCCCACGCCGACAGTTACATCACTCGCTTGTTGAACAAGCCGGTACCGGGTGGCGTGGCGGTGGTGGATCTGGGCAACTCCGCCCAGGCGCCGAAAGCCAGCTATCAAGGCAAACCGGTATTGGTGGTCAAGGAACAGAACAACTGGCTGGCCATTGTCGGCGTGCCGCTGACTGTCAAACCGGGCAGCCAGTCGCTTAGCAGCGGTGGTCGCAACCTGAACTTCACCGTCGGCGGCAAGCAATACCCGGAACAGCACATCACCCTGAAAAACACTCAGCAGGTCAATCCGAACCCGGAGAATCTCAAGCGTATCGAGGGTGAGCTGGCGGAACAGATCCAGGCCTACCGCAGCTTCAGCCCGAACACCCCGAGCAATCTGCTGCTGGACAAACCGGTCAACGGGCCGCTGTCGAGCAAGTTTGGCGTGCGCCGCTTTTTCAATGGAGAAGAACGCAATCCCCACGCGGGCCTCGACTTCGCGGTGCCTGCCGGCACGCCGATCAAGACCCCGGCCGCCGGCAAGGTGATCCTGATCGGTAATTACTTCTTCAACGGCAACACGGTGTTCGTCGACCACGGCCAGGGTTTTATCAGCATGTTCTGCCACATGTCGAAGATCGACGTGAAGGTCGGCCAGCAACTGGCCCGTGGTGGCGTGGTCGGCAAAGTCGGCTCCACCGGGCGCGCGACCGGGCCGCATATGCACTGGAACATCAGCCTGAATGATGCGCGGGTGGATCCGGCGATTTTTATTGGGGCGTTTCAGCCATAG